In Phycisphaerae bacterium RAS2, the DNA window ACCTGCTTTGGAGTTAGGACTTGTTTCATAAAATGAATGCTCTCATTGAATCAGGCTTCAACCCGATGACCCCAGGAGCATATGCACGATTTGAACGAATATCAACTTGGTATTGCTTTCGAAGAAGGCGGGCGATCACCGGAAAGCACATATTTATAGTATTGAAAACAAGTTAAGAGCGATCATGGCCAAGAACTTAATTTTCGATTGAACGATTTGATTACTTTTCAGCGGTCACCGAGCACTCGCTTGAATTAGCAAGGAAGGTTTGCGCCGACGTCGAAACGTGTTCGTAGAGCGACGCGAGAATCCCCATCAACGGAACCGCGCCACGTGGGAATGGCAGCGGTCCCAAATGCTTCAACGCTGTTTGCGACTCTTCATCCTTGAGCCAACCCGGCGGGCAGTCCCACCCCGTTCCCCAGAACTCGTCCACCATCACGCGACGATGCGCAGGTGTTGTCTGATCAACCGATTCCATGTGTGTTTCCCTCGCGGTCATCAGTCCGCCTCCGCAACGGCATCGTCCGACAACGTGAGATACTCGCGCAGCTCGACCGTCGATAGGCTTGTGAGCCAGTCGTCGCCGCTGCCAACGATGTTCTCTGCCAGCGCCGATTTCTCGGTTAGCAATCGGTCAATGCGCTCTTCGACCGTCCCGACACAGACAAACTTGTGAACCTGGACACGCCGCGTCTGGCCAATGCGATGCGCGCGATCCGTGGCCTGGCCCTCGACGGCCGGATTCCACCATCGATCGAAGTGAAACACGTGGTTCGCGCGGGTCAGGTTCAAACCGAATCCACCGGCTCGCAGCGAAAGCAGGAAGATTCTCGCCGGGTCTTTTTCATTCTGGAACCGGTCGATCAACTCGTTTCGCTTCTTCATCGGCGTGCCGCCGTGCAGAAACAACACCTCGGTGTTCAGCCTCTGCGCCAGCATCTGCTCGAGGATCACGCCCATCTCGCGAAACTGCGTGAACACCAGCGCCGCATCGCCTTCGTCCAGCACTTCCTCCATCATTTCCATCAACCGCTCGCATTTGCCGCTGCGGCTGTCGAGCTTGCCAGTCGTCTTGAGAAACTGAAGCGGATGATTGCATATCTGTTTCAACCGCGTGAGCGTTGAGAGAATCAGCCCGCGTCGCCGGATGCCGGTCGCCCGATCCACCTGTTCCAGCATCGACGCGACGGCCTGCTCATACAGCGCCGCTTGCTCCGGCGTCAGATTGCAATAGACGCGCATTTCCATCTTTTCGGGCAGATCGCACGAGACAGTCGGATCATTCTTCAACCGGCGCAACACGAACGGTCGAATGAATCGCCGCAATTGCTCGGCCCGCGTGACGTCGCCGTTGCGCTCGATCGGTGTCGCATAGCGCGCGCGAAATCGAGTCAGCGTGCCGAGCATCCCCGGGTTCAATGCGTCCATGATCGACCACAATTCGGACAGGTGATTCTCCAGCGGCGTGCCGGTCAGCGCCACGCGATGAGCCGCTCCAATCGACCGCAATGCGATCGTCTGCGCAGCCGACGGGTTCTTGATCTTCTGCGCCTCGTCCATCGCAACCCGATGCCACGGCACGCGAGAGAAGTCCTTCAGCTCGCGACTGGCCAGTCCGTACGTCGTGATGACCACGTCGCTTTGAAGCGCTCGTTCAACAAACGCATCTCCCCCCAATCGCATCGCGCCGTGGTGCACCAGCACGCGCAGCGATGGCGCGAATCGCGCGATCTCCCGCTCCCAGTTGCCCACGACCGACATCGGCGCGAACAGCAGCGTCGGCCCGACGGAACCGTTCATCGGCTCTGCCGACCGATCGCCCCCATGCGCCGCGCGCAACCGCTCGCGTTCATGCAGCAACAATGCAATCAATTGAATCGTCTTGCCCAGACCCATGTCATCAGCCAGACACGATCCGATCCCCAGCCGATCCAGAAAATCCAGCCATGCCAGGCCGCGCAGCTGATACGGCCGAAGTTCCCCCAAGAATCCGCCCGGTTGCGGCAACGGCGACACCTGCTGCTCGGGCGTTTCCGCCAGCAGCTTTCCCAGCCAGTCGCTGCCGGACAAGCCCATCACCGGCAGATTCAGATCGTTGTCTTCCGCCCCGCCGGCCAATCGCAGCGCCTGCGCCAACGACATGCGCCCGCCCTGCTGCTTGCGGACAAACTCCAAGGCGCGGCGCGCCTCGTCAGCATTGACGCCGATCCATTGATCCCGAAACCGAACCAGCGGCGCGTTTTGTGACACGAGTTTCTCGAACTCGTCGGCGTTCAGTCGCTCCTCGCCCACGGCAATGCGCCAGTTGAAATCCACGAGCGTGCCCAGACCCAACGCCGGAGCACCAGAGCCGGTCGCACCGCCGGCGGCCGGAACGACCTCGGCCAACCCGGGCGCCGACAAATCGAGAAAAAGCCCGATCGCGCGATCCGATCGTCTGGCCCATTCGGGAAGCACGACTTCGAATTCGGCCGTCACCAGCGCCGGCACGCCCTCGCGAAGAAACTGGTGCGCCTCGCGTGTCGTGAGAGTAGCATCTCCCGGGGCTGTCATGCCCAGCATGCGGCGAATCGGTGCAAAGTGCGTTGCCGCCGACTTCAACTGCGAACGCAACTCGTCCCATCGCCGCGCGGCTCGGCCGCGTAGCGCCGTGCGACCGCCCGACAAAGGTCGCCAGAAACTCGCAAGGTCGAGCGGCTCGCCCGTTTCGGAAGACTTCAAATTGACCCGCAGTCCCCAGCCGTCCGATGCATCGCCATGCGCCGTCGCTTGAGATGTCGCGTTCGGCTCAATCAGCTCGAAGCCGACGCGATGCGAAGCCCCCTCGGCCGAGTCCAGCAGCGGAGCGGTCCATGTCGTGAGGCGTTCCGCGATGCCCGCCCACTCTTCGGATTCGCCCTTTACTGCTCCGCCGGGCGCGACCAGCGCCGAAAGAAATTGAAGCTCCCAATGCCCCTCGCGCCGCGCGCGGCCCGGCAGCTCACTGAAGAATTCATCGCCCTGGAGAAAGCGACGATTCAACCCATCGATCAACGCCTCGAGAAACGACTCCACCAGCGACACGGGATCGACGTCCGCCGCCTCGTCCGTGACCATCGCGCGACACACCTGCGGCATGGTCGCAACGACGCGCTCCAGCCACGCCACTTCGGCTTCGTCGCAGATTGCGGGCAACCACCGCGCCCGATAGCTGTCCCCGACATCCTCCAGCGCGGGCATGAAACGCTGCCGCGCCAGAAGCTCAACCCCGTATCGCGTCAGGGCCGCCCAGTATTGCACGGAAGCGCTGATCGCGCTCCTCTTAACGAGACCGCGTGCAATCAAATCCGCTGCCGCACAAGCGGAATAACCAATCGCGGAAACTTCCGTCGGAACGATTTCAACCGTCTTGGATGCGCCGTTTTCCTCTGGGCCGATGGAATCGTCATCCGGCAACCAGAGTCGCAGGCGGTCCGTGCTCGGTTTTTCCGATGTTAGGGAGACGTCGAAATGATCCGCAAGAGCCTTTTGAATGTCCGAGTCGGTCGGCGGATTGGAGCGATCAGATTCGGCCCCCGCGCGGGCGTCCGGACACAACCAGAACCAAAGGTTGTCGCGCCACCACAGCGCCTGGAGGCGGGTCGATGCGGGCTTCTCGTGGTCCGGTCCCTGGGTCACGCTCACGGCAATTCCATAACCGCCCTCTCGGCGGGCCGAAAAATCGAACGGAGCATTGTATCAGAAACCTCATTGAATTGGGAGCGTCATTCTCTCGCAGAATCCTTTGAAACTGGAGTGATTCCCGATTGCAATTGCCGTTAAGAGGTCTTGGGTTCAACAACGACAAGGTCTCCGGAGGTTTCTGGAAGGCATGAGCGATGAAGTGGAAGGGCCGCCATACTCTCGCGCTCCTGCTTGCCATCGCCGGAACCGCGTTCTATTTCTACTTCGTTCATCGCACTTTAGACCGGAAGGAACTGAATGGATGGAAACTGCGATTTTCCTATCAACGGTTCCACTGCCGCGTGTGCCTCGGGGCGGTCGAAGAATTGTCTTATCAAGGGACTGAAGTCTCCATTCCAAACTGGGCGTGGACATCGAGCCAATTCGGCACGCCCATGGTAATTATCTCCACTCCGGTCGGGGACTTCCGTGCCTGGAAGGAAACGAAACACTGGCGGCTTGCACACGGCGTCCTTGGCAAGGAAGACTCACCCAACGAGATCTCCCTAAGCGAATTGTCACAGGGATGGTATGACGCAATTTCCGATGATCGGTCGAACTACGATCCGATTTTTGGCCCCTTTCAGTTCAAGAAGAACACGCCTGCTCATTGGTGCGTCGTGGCCAACAATCTTCGCGCTCGCTGGATCGACCCGCTCAAGATCGCTTCCGTCGATTGGTAGCGCGCGAACTTCCATTCAAGCGTTGCACTCCGCCACCTCAATACACTGATGCCGATCGACCCGATTTCGGCTAACATGGCCCAGCCTTTAACGGAGTCAGGGCTGCATGGACCCCATCGACTGCTATCGACTCATCGGCCGGCGCGCCGTCGTCTGCGGCAGCACGCAGGGCATCGGCCGCGCCTGTGCGATGCAGTTCGCGACGCTCGGCGCCGCGATCACGCTCGTCGCGCGGGATGAAACCGCCCTCAAACGCGTCGCGACGGAGCTGCCCACGGGCGAGGGGCAATCGCACGATTACGTCGTCGCCGATTTTGATGACCCGCCGGCCATCGCCGCCAAAGTCGTCGAACACCTGGGCCGCATCGGCCCCGCGCACATCCTGTTGAATAACTCCGGCGGCCCGCCCTCCGGGCCGATTGTTGCCGCCGATCCGGAGGCTTTTCTCCGCGCGTTCAACCGGCTCGTCGTCTGCAATCAACTGCTCGCCCGTGCGACACTGGATGGCATGAAGGCCGATGGCTACGGGCGGATCGTGAACATCATATCGACATCCGTAAAAGAACCGATCCGCGGCCTGGGCGTCTCAAACACCATCCGCGCGGCCGTCGCCAACTGGGCCAAGACCTGGTCGGTCGAAGTCGCCCCCTTCGGCATCACCGTCAACAACATCCTCCCCGGCTACACCGCCACGGGACGGCTTAACGAGCTGATCGCGGCGAAAGCGAAAAACGCGGCGCAGTCCATCGAGCAGGTCACGCAGGAGATGATCGATCGCATCCCGATGGGACGGCTGGGGCGGCCGGAGGAGATCGCCGCCGCCGCGGGCTTCCTCGTCTCGCCCGCCGCGTCGTACGTCACCGGCACAAACATCGTCGTCGATGGCGGTCGCACCGGGAGTCTGTGAGGATGGACGTGAAGATCGCGAATTACATCGGCGGGGAACTCGTTGCACCGATCGGCGCGGCCTACCTCGACAACTTCGAGCCGGCCACGGGAAAGGTCTACTCCCATGTGCCCGACAGCGACGCACGCGATGTGCAGGCCGCCGTCGATGCCGCCGAAAAGGCTTTTCCCTCGTGGTCGCGCACACCGGCAGCCGATCGGTCGCGCGTCATCTGTCGAATCGCCGACCTGATCGAATCGAAGCTGGATGAACTGGCCCGGGCCGAGACCATCGACAACGGCAAGCCGCTCTCGCTCTCTCGCTCGCTCGACATCCCCCGCGCCGCGGCGAACTTCCGATTCTTCGGCACGGCCATTCTGCATTTTCATTCCGAATCGTACGTCACCGACGGCCTCGCGATGAACTACATCCTGCGCGGGCCGCGCGGGTTGTGCGGAATCATCTCGCCGTGGAACCTGCCGCTCTATGTGCTGACGTGGAAAATCGCCCCCGCTCTTTCGACGGGCAACGTGGTCATCGCCAAGCCTTCGGAGCTAACGCCGATGACGGCGTTCCTGCTCTCGCAGATTTGTCGTGAAGCAGGTCTGCCGCCGGGCGTGCTGAACATCGTCCACGGGCGCGGTGCTACGGCTGGCGGCGCCATCTCGGCACACCCGAAGATTTCAACCATCTCGTTCACAGGCGGCACGGTCACGGGCGGCGAGATCGCGAAAGTTTGCGCCCCGATGTTCAAGAAAGTGGCGATGGAACTGGGCGGCAAGAATCCTACGATTGTCTTCGACGACGCCGACCTCGACACGGCGGTCAAGGGAAGCGTGCGGGCGTCGTTCGCTAATCAGGGACAGGTCTGCCTGTGCGGCTCGCGCATCTTCGTGCAGGAAGGCGTCCATGATGAGTTCGTTCGGCGCTTCGTTGACACCGCGAAGGCGCTGAAAGTCGGCGACCCGCTCGTGGAAGGCACCGACCAGGGCGCGATCGTTTCGAAAACGCAGCTGGAAAAAGTGAAATTCTATGTTGACCTGGCACGCAAGGAAGGCGGCACGATCCTCGCCGGCGGTGGTCCGCCCGGCGACCTGCCGCCCCGCTGCCGCGATGGCTATTTCC includes these proteins:
- a CDS encoding ATP-dependent helicase HepA, with product MSVTQGPDHEKPASTRLQALWWRDNLWFWLCPDARAGAESDRSNPPTDSDIQKALADHFDVSLTSEKPSTDRLRLWLPDDDSIGPEENGASKTVEIVPTEVSAIGYSACAAADLIARGLVKRSAISASVQYWAALTRYGVELLARQRFMPALEDVGDSYRARWLPAICDEAEVAWLERVVATMPQVCRAMVTDEAADVDPVSLVESFLEALIDGLNRRFLQGDEFFSELPGRARREGHWELQFLSALVAPGGAVKGESEEWAGIAERLTTWTAPLLDSAEGASHRVGFELIEPNATSQATAHGDASDGWGLRVNLKSSETGEPLDLASFWRPLSGGRTALRGRAARRWDELRSQLKSAATHFAPIRRMLGMTAPGDATLTTREAHQFLREGVPALVTAEFEVVLPEWARRSDRAIGLFLDLSAPGLAEVVPAAGGATGSGAPALGLGTLVDFNWRIAVGEERLNADEFEKLVSQNAPLVRFRDQWIGVNADEARRALEFVRKQQGGRMSLAQALRLAGGAEDNDLNLPVMGLSGSDWLGKLLAETPEQQVSPLPQPGGFLGELRPYQLRGLAWLDFLDRLGIGSCLADDMGLGKTIQLIALLLHERERLRAAHGGDRSAEPMNGSVGPTLLFAPMSVVGNWEREIARFAPSLRVLVHHGAMRLGGDAFVERALQSDVVITTYGLASRELKDFSRVPWHRVAMDEAQKIKNPSAAQTIALRSIGAAHRVALTGTPLENHLSELWSIMDALNPGMLGTLTRFRARYATPIERNGDVTRAEQLRRFIRPFVLRRLKNDPTVSCDLPEKMEMRVYCNLTPEQAALYEQAVASMLEQVDRATGIRRRGLILSTLTRLKQICNHPLQFLKTTGKLDSRSGKCERLMEMMEEVLDEGDAALVFTQFREMGVILEQMLAQRLNTEVLFLHGGTPMKKRNELIDRFQNEKDPARIFLLSLRAGGFGLNLTRANHVFHFDRWWNPAVEGQATDRAHRIGQTRRVQVHKFVCVGTVEERIDRLLTEKSALAENIVGSGDDWLTSLSTVELREYLTLSDDAVAEAD
- the ywfH gene encoding Bacilysin biosynthesis oxidoreductase YwfH, which translates into the protein MDPIDCYRLIGRRAVVCGSTQGIGRACAMQFATLGAAITLVARDETALKRVATELPTGEGQSHDYVVADFDDPPAIAAKVVEHLGRIGPAHILLNNSGGPPSGPIVAADPEAFLRAFNRLVVCNQLLARATLDGMKADGYGRIVNIISTSVKEPIRGLGVSNTIRAAVANWAKTWSVEVAPFGITVNNILPGYTATGRLNELIAAKAKNAAQSIEQVTQEMIDRIPMGRLGRPEEIAAAAGFLVSPAASYVTGTNIVVDGGRTGSL
- the amnC gene encoding 2-aminomuconic 6-semialdehyde dehydrogenase; translation: MDVKIANYIGGELVAPIGAAYLDNFEPATGKVYSHVPDSDARDVQAAVDAAEKAFPSWSRTPAADRSRVICRIADLIESKLDELARAETIDNGKPLSLSRSLDIPRAAANFRFFGTAILHFHSESYVTDGLAMNYILRGPRGLCGIISPWNLPLYVLTWKIAPALSTGNVVIAKPSELTPMTAFLLSQICREAGLPPGVLNIVHGRGATAGGAISAHPKISTISFTGGTVTGGEIAKVCAPMFKKVAMELGGKNPTIVFDDADLDTAVKGSVRASFANQGQVCLCGSRIFVQEGVHDEFVRRFVDTAKALKVGDPLVEGTDQGAIVSKTQLEKVKFYVDLARKEGGTILAGGGPPGDLPPRCRDGYFHQPTVITGLDSSCRVNQEEIFGPVAAILPFKDESDVIAQANSVEYGLASSVWTGSVSRAHRVAEQIQSGTVWVNSWMIRDLRVPFGGMKKSGVGREGGLEALRFFTEPKNVCIGTSTP